A genomic region of Roseateles amylovorans contains the following coding sequences:
- a CDS encoding acyl-CoA dehydrogenase gives MSKTSKAQFHWDDPLLLDHQLTDDERAVRDAAQAYCQDRLAPRVLDAFRHEKTDAAIFREMGELGLLGATIPEEYGGAGLNYVCYGLIAREVERVDSGYRSMMSVQSSLVMVPIHEFGNEATRRKYLPRLASGEWIGCFGLTEPDHGSDPGSMVTRARKVEGGYALSGSKMWITNSPIADVFVVWAKDDEGQIRGFVLEKGWKGLSAPAIHGKVGLRASITGEIVMDQVFCPEENAFPEVRGLKGPFTCLNSARYGIAWGALGAAESCWHTARQYTLDRQQFGKPLAANQLVQKKLADMQTEITLGLQGCLRLGRMKDDGTAAVEITSIMKRNSCGKALDIARTARDMLGGNGISDEFGIARHLVNLEVVNTYEGTHDIHALILGRAQTGIAAF, from the coding sequence ATGAGCAAGACCTCCAAGGCACAGTTCCACTGGGACGATCCCCTGCTGCTGGACCACCAGTTGACCGACGACGAACGCGCGGTGCGAGACGCGGCGCAGGCCTACTGCCAAGACCGGCTGGCGCCGCGGGTGCTGGACGCTTTCCGCCATGAGAAGACCGATGCGGCCATCTTCCGGGAGATGGGCGAACTGGGCCTGCTGGGCGCCACCATCCCCGAGGAATACGGCGGTGCGGGCCTGAACTACGTGTGCTACGGACTGATTGCGCGCGAGGTGGAACGGGTGGACAGCGGCTACCGCTCGATGATGAGCGTGCAGAGTTCGCTGGTGATGGTGCCCATCCATGAGTTCGGCAATGAGGCCACGCGGCGCAAGTACCTGCCCCGGCTCGCCAGTGGCGAATGGATCGGCTGCTTCGGCCTGACCGAGCCCGACCACGGTTCGGATCCGGGGTCCATGGTCACCCGTGCCCGCAAGGTCGAGGGCGGCTATGCATTGAGCGGCAGCAAGATGTGGATCACCAACAGCCCCATCGCCGATGTGTTCGTGGTGTGGGCCAAGGACGACGAGGGCCAGATCCGCGGCTTCGTGCTGGAGAAGGGCTGGAAGGGCCTGTCGGCGCCGGCGATTCATGGCAAGGTGGGATTGCGGGCCTCGATCACCGGCGAGATCGTCATGGACCAGGTCTTCTGCCCGGAGGAGAACGCCTTCCCCGAGGTGCGTGGCCTCAAGGGGCCGTTCACCTGTCTGAACAGCGCGCGCTACGGCATTGCCTGGGGGGCGCTGGGGGCGGCCGAGTCCTGCTGGCACACCGCGCGGCAGTACACGCTGGACCGTCAGCAATTCGGCAAGCCGCTGGCCGCCAATCAGTTGGTGCAGAAGAAGCTGGCGGACATGCAGACCGAGATCACGCTGGGCCTGCAAGGTTGCCTGCGTCTGGGCCGGATGAAGGACGACGGCACCGCCGCGGTGGAGATCACCTCCATCATGAAGCGCAACAGCTGCGGCAAAGCGTTGGACATCGCCCGTACCGCGCGCGACATGTTGGGCGGCAATGGCATCAGCGACGAATTCGGCATTGCCCGCCATCTGGTCAACCTGGAGGTGGTCAACACCTACGAGGGCACCCACGACATCCACGCGCTGATCCTGGGACGGGCGCAGACGGGCATCGCGGCGTTCTGA
- a CDS encoding sensor histidine kinase, with protein MSTTHAANTSSQAWQGFVSYLTPHRVLLSLALATVAALVLAPIFITPFPVLLGRTMFVGMLALLAFSAAGQWPRRLPRWWARWLFQVVVVAAAVPIATLLVYVVAVGGDLTSLMESEARIMGFIWIAGSGLVVGPLLAMGALYRQRDAEARNQALSFELERSELERQALDARLRLLQAQVEPHFLFNTLANVRALVETGSPQAAPVLRSLIAYLRAAMPRLQGESTSLSDEVALVQAYLELMHLRMPDRLHFHVDLPPELSGLRFPPMALLTLVENAVRHGIDPSEEGGAIEVGGQLLDGQVRLWVNDTGVGMVQEMGAGTGLRNLRERLTLFYGRSASLTLTENQPHGLRAEIGFTPH; from the coding sequence ATGTCCACGACGCACGCCGCCAACACCTCCAGCCAGGCTTGGCAGGGTTTTGTCTCCTATCTGACGCCCCACCGGGTGCTGCTGTCCCTGGCGCTCGCCACGGTGGCAGCGCTGGTGCTGGCCCCGATCTTCATCACTCCGTTTCCGGTCCTGCTCGGCCGCACGATGTTCGTCGGCATGCTGGCCTTGCTGGCGTTTTCCGCCGCCGGACAGTGGCCCCGCCGCCTGCCGCGCTGGTGGGCGCGCTGGTTGTTCCAGGTGGTGGTGGTGGCGGCGGCCGTCCCGATCGCGACCCTGCTGGTCTATGTGGTGGCCGTCGGCGGCGATCTGACCAGCCTGATGGAGTCCGAGGCCCGCATCATGGGCTTCATTTGGATTGCCGGCTCCGGACTGGTGGTCGGGCCGTTGCTGGCGATGGGCGCGCTGTATCGCCAACGGGATGCCGAGGCCCGCAACCAGGCCTTGAGCTTCGAGCTGGAGCGCAGTGAACTGGAGCGCCAGGCCCTCGACGCCCGACTCCGCTTGCTGCAGGCCCAGGTCGAGCCGCACTTTCTGTTCAATACCCTGGCCAATGTCCGCGCACTGGTGGAGACCGGCTCGCCGCAGGCCGCCCCGGTGTTGCGCAGCCTCATTGCCTACCTGCGCGCCGCGATGCCGCGGCTGCAAGGGGAGTCCACCAGTCTGTCCGACGAAGTCGCCTTGGTGCAGGCCTATCTGGAGCTGATGCATCTGCGCATGCCGGACCGCCTGCATTTCCATGTCGATCTGCCGCCGGAACTGAGCGGCCTGCGCTTCCCGCCGATGGCGTTGCTCACGCTGGTCGAGAACGCGGTGCGCCATGGCATTGATCCCAGCGAGGAGGGCGGCGCAATCGAGGTGGGCGGTCAACTGCTGGACGGGCAGGTCCGGCTGTGGGTGAACGACACCGGCGTCGGCATGGTGCAGGAGATGGGCGCCGGCACCGGGCTGCGCAACCTCCGTGAACGGTTGACGCTGTTCTATGGCCGCAGCGCCAGCCTCACCCTCACCGAAAATCAACCGCATGGATTGCGCGCGGAAATCGGATTCACGCCCCATTGA
- the kynA gene encoding tryptophan 2,3-dioxygenase encodes MHGSTGGTDRPAQTESADPSPTALAQAQAQSPSSGGAGEAIVKEEGAQLDFSKDMSYGDYLHLDQVLSAQHPLSPDHNEMLFIVQHQTSELWMKLMLHELHGAVAQVAADQLPEAFKMLARVSRIMEQLVHAWDVLATMTPPEYSAIRPYLSNSSGFQSAQYRQIEFMLGNKNAAMLKPHAHRPALLAAVQAAYEAPSLYDEVLRLMQRRGIEVPPSHRERDWTQPYVANDGVTAAWLQVYRDPKAHWDLYQMGEELVDLEDAFRLWRFRHVTTVERVIGFKRGTGGTGGVSYLRKMLDVVLFPELWALRTEL; translated from the coding sequence ATGCACGGATCCACCGGCGGCACCGATCGCCCGGCGCAGACCGAATCCGCCGACCCGTCGCCAACGGCTCTGGCGCAGGCGCAGGCCCAGAGCCCTTCCTCTGGCGGCGCGGGCGAGGCCATCGTCAAGGAGGAAGGCGCCCAGCTCGATTTCTCCAAGGACATGAGCTATGGCGACTATCTGCACCTGGACCAGGTGCTGAGTGCGCAGCATCCGCTCTCGCCGGATCACAACGAGATGCTGTTCATCGTCCAGCACCAGACCTCGGAGCTGTGGATGAAGCTGATGCTGCATGAGCTGCATGGCGCGGTGGCGCAGGTCGCGGCGGATCAGTTGCCGGAGGCCTTCAAGATGCTGGCGCGGGTCTCGCGGATCATGGAGCAGCTGGTGCATGCCTGGGATGTGCTGGCGACGATGACGCCGCCCGAGTACTCCGCCATCCGGCCCTACCTGTCCAACAGCAGCGGCTTCCAGAGCGCGCAGTATCGGCAGATCGAGTTCATGCTCGGCAACAAGAACGCGGCCATGCTCAAGCCCCATGCGCACCGCCCCGCCCTGCTGGCGGCGGTGCAGGCGGCGTATGAAGCGCCCTCGCTGTATGACGAGGTGCTGCGCTTGATGCAGCGCCGCGGCATCGAGGTCCCCCCCAGCCACCGCGAGCGCGACTGGACCCAGCCCTATGTCGCCAACGACGGCGTCACCGCCGCCTGGCTGCAGGTCTACCGCGATCCCAAGGCGCATTGGGACCTCTATCAAATGGGCGAGGAACTGGTCGACCTGGAGGATGCCTTCCGGCTGTGGCGCTTCCGGCATGTGACCACGGTGGAGCGGGTGATCGGCTTCAAGCGCGGCACCGGCGGCACCGGCGGCGTGAGCTACCTGCGCAAGATGCTGGACGTGGTGCTGTTCCCCGAGCTCTGGGCGCTGCGCACCGAGCTCTGA
- a CDS encoding LytR/AlgR family response regulator transcription factor, with translation MISPTALIADDEPLLRDSLERSLARAWPQLQIVAQARNGREAVEMFQVHRPDIVFLDVHMPGLNGVEAARQIARQAQVVFVTAYEEYALQAFERGAVDYLVKPVEDARLSDTVQRLQERLAAQQPLPGSSAALEAVIDELARRMARPPAGALGGHGAQQSGLGSSAGSSAFSAMAGGLASDSGPLQWIRASVGSTLKLIPVDEIQFLRSDEKYTLVVTADGEALIRTPIRELIERLDPQRFVQVHRSVVVNLHAISHVTRGPNETADLHLKARPEVLPVSRSYLHLFRQM, from the coding sequence ATGATTTCGCCGACCGCCCTCATTGCCGACGACGAACCGCTGCTGCGCGACAGCCTGGAACGCAGCCTGGCCCGCGCCTGGCCGCAACTGCAGATCGTGGCGCAGGCCCGCAACGGACGGGAGGCGGTCGAGATGTTCCAGGTCCACCGCCCGGACATCGTGTTCCTGGATGTCCACATGCCGGGCTTGAACGGGGTGGAGGCGGCGCGGCAGATCGCGCGCCAGGCGCAGGTGGTGTTCGTCACCGCCTACGAGGAATACGCCCTGCAGGCCTTCGAGCGCGGCGCGGTGGACTATCTGGTCAAGCCCGTGGAAGACGCCCGCCTGAGCGACACCGTGCAGCGCCTGCAGGAGCGTCTGGCCGCGCAGCAGCCGCTGCCCGGCAGCAGCGCGGCCCTGGAGGCGGTCATTGACGAACTCGCGCGGCGCATGGCACGGCCGCCGGCGGGCGCGCTCGGCGGTCATGGGGCGCAGCAGTCCGGCCTGGGCAGCAGCGCCGGATCCTCCGCCTTCAGTGCGATGGCCGGGGGGCTGGCATCGGACTCGGGACCGCTGCAATGGATTCGCGCCTCGGTCGGCTCCACGCTGAAGCTGATCCCGGTGGACGAGATCCAGTTCCTTCGCTCCGACGAAAAATACACCCTGGTCGTCACCGCCGACGGCGAAGCCCTGATCCGCACCCCCATCCGCGAATTGATCGAGCGGCTGGATCCTCAACGATTCGTCCAGGTCCACCGCTCGGTGGTGGTGAACCTGCATGCGATCAGCCATGTCACCCGCGGTCCGAATGAAACGGCGGATCTGCATCTCAAGGCGCGACCGGAGGTCCTGCCGGTCAGCCGCAGCTATCTGCATTTGTTCAGACAGATGTGA
- a CDS encoding aminopeptidase P family protein has product MDTRISQIKLRISRLRDALREADAHAVLVPSADPHLSEYLPRRWQGREWLSGFTGSMATLVVTRDEAVLFADSRYWTQAERELEGSGIALFKIPTGAATHHIGWIAEHLQPGQTLAVDGQVLGLALAQQLRAVLGARRIQMNTQLDLIDKAWEDRPDLPDAPIYEHAAPQATVSRADKLAQVRAAMADKGATHHLISSVDDVAWLLNLRGSDVTYNPVFLAHALLDAKGVTLFVRGGKVDAALAQRLAADGVALADYDQARAALAALSPTAAVLIDPRRVTLGLREALPAGAAVIEAINPSTLLKSRKNAAEAQFVRQAMEQDGAAMCAFYAWFEAALARGDALTELTVDERLSAERAKRPGFVGLSFSTIAGFNANGAQPHYRAMPDSFSAIEGDGLLLIDSGGQYLGGTTDITRVWPIGQVSDAQRRDYTLVLKGTIALSRTVFPRGTLSPMLDAIARAPLWAHGLDYGHGTGHGVGYFMNVHEGPQSISKAVPDANMAMEPGMITSIEPGLYRPGQWGVRIENLVLNVQRDTPENHQFGEMLAFETLTLCPIDTRCIAVELLSDDELAWLNAYHEEVRRRLSPLVEGEALAWLQTRTAALAR; this is encoded by the coding sequence ATGGACACCCGCATTTCCCAGATCAAGCTGCGCATTTCCCGACTGCGGGACGCGCTGCGCGAGGCTGACGCCCACGCCGTGCTCGTGCCTTCGGCCGATCCCCATCTGTCCGAATACCTGCCGCGCCGCTGGCAGGGTCGCGAATGGCTGTCGGGCTTCACCGGCTCGATGGCCACGCTGGTGGTGACGCGGGACGAGGCGGTGCTCTTCGCCGACAGCCGCTACTGGACCCAGGCGGAGCGCGAGCTCGAAGGCAGCGGCATTGCGCTGTTCAAGATCCCCACCGGCGCCGCCACCCATCACATCGGCTGGATTGCCGAACATCTCCAGCCCGGCCAGACCCTGGCGGTCGACGGCCAGGTGCTGGGCCTGGCGCTGGCGCAGCAACTGCGCGCGGTGCTGGGTGCGCGTCGCATCCAGATGAACACGCAACTGGACCTGATCGACAAGGCCTGGGAAGACCGACCCGATCTGCCGGACGCCCCCATCTATGAGCATGCCGCGCCGCAGGCCACCGTCAGCCGGGCCGACAAGCTCGCCCAGGTGCGCGCCGCGATGGCCGACAAGGGCGCGACCCATCACCTGATCTCCAGCGTGGACGACGTGGCCTGGCTGCTGAACCTGCGCGGATCGGACGTCACCTACAACCCGGTGTTCCTGGCCCATGCCCTGCTGGATGCCAAGGGGGTGACCCTGTTCGTGCGCGGTGGCAAGGTGGATGCGGCACTGGCGCAGCGCCTGGCGGCCGACGGTGTCGCACTGGCCGATTACGACCAGGCCCGCGCGGCGCTGGCTGCGTTGTCTCCGACCGCCGCTGTGCTGATCGATCCGCGCCGGGTGACCCTGGGCCTGCGCGAAGCCCTGCCCGCAGGCGCCGCGGTGATCGAGGCCATCAATCCGAGCACCCTGCTGAAGAGCCGCAAGAATGCCGCCGAAGCGCAATTCGTGCGCCAGGCCATGGAGCAGGATGGCGCCGCGATGTGCGCCTTCTACGCCTGGTTCGAGGCCGCCCTGGCTCGCGGTGACGCGCTGACCGAACTCACCGTGGATGAGCGACTGAGCGCCGAGCGGGCCAAGCGTCCGGGCTTTGTGGGCCTGTCCTTCTCGACCATCGCGGGCTTCAATGCCAACGGCGCGCAGCCGCACTACCGCGCCATGCCGGATTCGTTCTCCGCCATCGAGGGCGATGGCCTGCTGCTGATCGACTCCGGCGGCCAGTACCTGGGCGGCACCACCGACATCACCCGCGTCTGGCCGATCGGGCAGGTCAGCGACGCGCAGCGACGCGACTACACGCTGGTGCTCAAGGGCACGATCGCGCTGTCCCGCACCGTCTTCCCGCGCGGCACGCTGAGCCCGATGCTGGATGCCATCGCCCGCGCGCCGCTGTGGGCCCATGGCCTGGACTATGGCCACGGCACCGGCCACGGCGTGGGCTATTTCATGAATGTGCATGAGGGTCCGCAGAGCATCTCCAAGGCCGTACCGGACGCCAACATGGCCATGGAGCCGGGCATGATCACCTCGATCGAGCCCGGTCTGTACCGCCCCGGCCAATGGGGCGTGCGCATCGAAAACCTGGTGCTGAACGTGCAGCGCGACACGCCGGAGAACCATCAGTTCGGCGAGATGCTGGCCTTCGAAACCTTGACGCTGTGCCCGATCGACACCCGCTGCATCGCGGTCGAGCTGCTCAGCGATGACGAACTCGCCTGGCTGAACGCCTATCACGAGGAGGTGCGGCGTCGCCTGTCGCCGCTGGTGGAGGGGGAGGCCCTGGCCTGGCTGCAGACGCGTACGGCAGCGCTGGCGCGCTGA
- the kynB gene encoding arylformamidase gives MSQKTLWDISPIVAPDAPIFPGDEPYSLRWTARLSPDCPVNLSAITLSPHVGAHADAPLHYADGVASAAEVDLDAYLGPCRVIHAINCGPLIRIDHLRHAEKNLPPRVLVRCNRRADTVWNPDFSAYAPETVAWLAERGVRLIGLDTPSVDPATSKTLDSHQQLLRLNLRVLENLVLDEVPEGDYELIALPLKLAGACASPVRAVLRSL, from the coding sequence ATGAGCCAAAAGACCCTTTGGGACATCTCGCCAATCGTGGCGCCCGATGCCCCCATCTTCCCAGGCGACGAGCCCTATTCGCTGCGCTGGACCGCCCGGCTCTCACCGGACTGTCCGGTGAACCTGAGCGCGATCACCCTGTCGCCGCATGTCGGCGCCCATGCCGATGCGCCGCTGCATTACGCCGACGGCGTAGCCAGCGCCGCGGAGGTCGATCTGGACGCCTACCTCGGTCCCTGCCGCGTCATCCATGCGATCAACTGCGGACCGCTGATTCGCATCGACCATCTTCGCCACGCGGAAAAGAACCTGCCGCCGCGCGTCCTGGTGCGCTGCAACCGGCGCGCGGACACGGTGTGGAATCCCGACTTCAGCGCCTATGCCCCCGAGACAGTGGCCTGGCTGGCCGAGCGCGGCGTCCGGCTGATCGGCCTGGATACGCCCTCGGTCGATCCCGCGACCAGCAAGACCCTGGACAGCCATCAGCAGTTGCTGCGCCTGAACCTGCGCGTGCTGGAGAACCTGGTGCTGGACGAGGTTCCCGAAGGCGACTATGAGTTGATTGCGCTGCCGCTCAAGTTGGCCGGCGCCTGCGCCTCACCGGTGCGCGCGGTGCTGCGATCGCTGTGA
- a CDS encoding carboxymuconolactone decarboxylase family protein, with the protein MSLPEEFDTPQFAKGLAIRREVLGAAYVDKSVHEVEDFMKPMQKLTTEWAWGEVWSRPGLDRKTRSMLVLAMLTALNRPNEVRLHVRGALNNGVTVAEIQEVLLQAGVYCGVPAALDSFKVALEVINETPPPQPSAA; encoded by the coding sequence ATGTCACTGCCAGAAGAGTTCGATACGCCGCAATTCGCCAAAGGGCTGGCGATCCGCCGCGAGGTGCTGGGGGCGGCGTATGTCGACAAATCGGTCCATGAGGTCGAGGACTTCATGAAGCCGATGCAGAAGCTGACCACCGAATGGGCCTGGGGCGAGGTCTGGTCTCGTCCCGGCCTGGATCGCAAGACCCGCAGCATGCTGGTGCTGGCCATGCTGACCGCCCTGAACCGACCGAACGAGGTGCGCCTGCATGTGCGCGGCGCGCTGAACAACGGCGTGACGGTGGCGGAGATCCAGGAGGTGCTGCTGCAGGCGGGCGTCTACTGCGGCGTGCCGGCGGCCTTGGACAGTTTCAAGGTGGCGCTGGAGGTGATCAATGAGACGCCACCGCCGCAGCCGTCGGCAGCCTGA
- a CDS encoding ATP-binding protein produces MTQGMNEAADQTASLFEEHYLIRTLGRIAHDPEVALTELVANAWDAGASRVDLTIPSSPDRSMIIEDDGHGMSSAQFKSRWMKLGYDRTRHQGPEVEFPLARRAWQRRAYGRNGVGRHGLLCFSDHYWVETWRDQCGARFEIGTQNQEAPDAQDAPFRILTEGRFEAQGSGTRLSVLVNRHLPDAERISHMLSARFLHDPQFVVRVNGRPVALADRTGLIERTELAVEDAPPVQAYVVDAAKAVQPALAQGIAFWVNGRLVGIPSWLIGANPVIDSRARIAQRYAIAVYANHGWLRDVESDWLKFKSSPRVAALFDAVRHYVQRVFATLASSLMDESSEEALMRHREQFKGLSLLGRAEVASFARDLAKSSPAVSPDVLSAAVQALINLERARGGAALLEKLTQLGESDIDGLDRLLGQWSVRDALSVLDEIDHRLAVLAAIDKLCGDEASDELQTLHPLVTQARWLFGPEFDSSEYASNVSLKSAAEKIFKRRLSGDEFAQPRQRPDLLVLGDATCSIVGTEGFDAADPMLTRIQNVLIIELKKGKSVIGREAMNQADGYVQDFLGSGAIDGTPMFRAFVVGHEIAARTTREKDLKEDGVLRGKVHAVTYGQLTRSAHQRLFRLRERLPSRYEEVSGSDLSTKVMQTPSPGGIHSSLHAHAGAGLQ; encoded by the coding sequence ATGACGCAAGGCATGAATGAGGCGGCCGATCAGACCGCCTCGCTCTTCGAAGAGCACTATCTGATCCGGACTCTGGGCCGCATTGCTCATGATCCGGAAGTCGCGCTGACGGAACTGGTGGCCAATGCGTGGGATGCGGGTGCATCACGCGTGGACCTGACCATCCCTTCATCGCCAGATCGTTCAATGATCATTGAGGACGACGGCCATGGCATGTCTTCGGCCCAGTTCAAGTCACGATGGATGAAGCTGGGTTATGACCGAACGCGTCATCAAGGTCCGGAAGTGGAGTTCCCGCTGGCGCGCCGGGCCTGGCAGCGGCGTGCTTATGGACGCAATGGCGTCGGGCGTCACGGCCTGCTGTGTTTCTCCGATCACTACTGGGTGGAGACCTGGCGAGATCAATGCGGCGCTCGTTTCGAGATTGGCACACAGAACCAGGAAGCCCCGGACGCCCAGGACGCTCCCTTTCGAATCCTGACCGAAGGCCGATTCGAGGCGCAGGGCAGCGGGACCCGCCTGTCCGTGTTGGTGAACCGCCACCTGCCCGATGCCGAACGCATCAGCCACATGCTTTCAGCAAGGTTTTTGCACGACCCGCAATTCGTGGTTCGGGTGAATGGTCGCCCCGTGGCGCTGGCCGATCGCACTGGCCTGATCGAACGGACCGAACTGGCGGTCGAGGATGCGCCGCCCGTGCAGGCGTATGTGGTGGATGCAGCCAAGGCAGTCCAGCCCGCGCTCGCTCAAGGGATTGCCTTCTGGGTCAACGGCCGGCTGGTGGGAATACCCAGTTGGCTGATCGGCGCCAATCCAGTGATCGACAGCCGCGCGCGCATCGCGCAGCGCTATGCCATCGCGGTGTACGCCAACCATGGCTGGCTGCGCGACGTCGAGTCCGACTGGTTGAAGTTCAAATCGAGTCCGCGCGTCGCCGCGTTGTTCGACGCGGTCCGCCACTACGTCCAGCGAGTCTTTGCAACGCTGGCCTCCAGCCTGATGGATGAGAGTTCGGAGGAAGCACTCATGCGTCACAGAGAGCAGTTCAAGGGGCTGTCGCTTCTCGGGCGCGCGGAGGTCGCCAGTTTTGCCAGAGATCTGGCGAAGTCTTCGCCTGCGGTTTCGCCCGACGTTCTCTCGGCAGCGGTGCAGGCCCTGATCAATCTGGAACGGGCGCGAGGCGGCGCGGCCTTGCTGGAGAAGCTCACTCAATTGGGCGAATCAGACATCGACGGTCTCGATCGGCTACTGGGGCAATGGTCTGTCAGGGATGCGCTGTCCGTGCTGGATGAGATCGATCACCGTCTGGCGGTGTTGGCGGCCATCGACAAACTGTGTGGCGACGAGGCCTCCGACGAATTGCAGACCCTCCATCCCCTGGTGACCCAGGCGCGCTGGCTGTTCGGTCCTGAATTCGACAGCAGCGAATACGCCTCCAACGTCAGTCTCAAATCGGCGGCGGAGAAGATCTTCAAGCGACGCCTGTCCGGCGACGAGTTTGCGCAGCCTCGGCAACGGCCTGACCTCCTGGTCCTTGGGGACGCCACCTGTTCCATTGTTGGAACCGAAGGGTTCGACGCGGCGGATCCGATGCTGACCCGCATTCAGAACGTCCTGATCATCGAGCTGAAGAAAGGAAAGTCGGTCATTGGCCGCGAGGCCATGAATCAGGCGGACGGGTATGTGCAGGACTTTCTCGGCAGTGGCGCCATCGACGGTACCCCGATGTTCCGGGCGTTTGTCGTGGGTCATGAGATCGCGGCCAGAACCACGCGGGAGAAAGATCTCAAGGAGGATGGTGTGCTGCGCGGCAAAGTGCACGCCGTGACCTATGGGCAACTCACGCGTTCCGCACACCAACGGCTGTTCAGACTGCGAGAGCGACTGCCCTCGCGCTACGAGGAGGTGTCGGGATCCGACCTGTCGACAAAGGTGATGCAGACCCCGTCGCCCGGCGGCATCCACTCCTCGTTGCACGCTCATGCAGGCGCAGGCCTGCAGTAG
- a CDS encoding acyl-CoA thioesterase, with translation MEPVFEREVLVRFGHCDPGGIVFFPRYFEMLQVFVEDWFNDGLGVDYATLVGTRRIGLPTVQLQTRFERISRLGERLTQRLWIERVGRSSLTLRLSIDGPDGPRAAFGQVLVCTSLDTHHSQPFPEDVRAALVRAVQAHGKPTSTG, from the coding sequence ATGGAGCCTGTGTTCGAACGTGAGGTGCTGGTGCGCTTTGGTCACTGCGACCCGGGCGGGATCGTGTTCTTCCCCCGGTACTTCGAAATGCTGCAGGTGTTCGTCGAGGACTGGTTCAACGATGGCCTGGGGGTGGACTATGCGACGCTGGTCGGCACGCGGCGCATCGGGCTGCCCACCGTGCAATTGCAGACGCGCTTCGAGCGCATCAGCCGGCTGGGCGAGCGGCTCACCCAGCGCCTGTGGATCGAGCGGGTCGGCCGCAGCTCCCTGACGCTGCGCCTCAGCATCGACGGCCCGGATGGCCCTCGTGCTGCCTTCGGCCAGGTCCTGGTGTGTACGTCGCTGGATACCCATCACTCGCAGCCTTTCCCTGAGGATGTGCGTGCCGCGTTGGTGCGCGCGGTGCAGGCGCATGGCAAGCCGACCTCAACGGGCTGA
- the kynU gene encoding kynureninase: MTTRNDCLALDAADPLARLKDQFSLPDGVIYLDGNSLGAMPKATAARVQQVIAQEWGQDLIKSWNTAGWMDLPSRIGDKIGRLIGARPGEVIVADSTSLNLFKVLSAALRIVKADRPGRTVIVSERSNFPTDLYIAESLAEQYGATLTLVDSAAEIPAHLNDSLAVLMLTEVNYRTGARHDMRAVTAAAQAAGALTVWDLAHSAGAVPVDLNGANADFAIGCGYKYLNGGPGAPAFVWAHPRHADRFWQPLSGWLGHAAPFQFSARYQPAAGIKRYICGTPAILSTAALECGVDTLLAAEPLGGMTALREKSLALTDLFARLAEERCGTLGVTVVSPRDAASRGSQVCLALNDPLTEAGYAVIQALIERGVIGDFRAGDPARLDQVPHILRFGFTPLYVGFADVWDAVEHLHQVLSTEQWRQARFNQKAAVT, encoded by the coding sequence ATGACCACACGCAACGACTGCCTCGCCCTGGATGCGGCCGATCCCCTGGCCCGCCTCAAGGACCAGTTCTCCCTGCCTGACGGCGTGATCTACCTGGATGGCAATTCCCTGGGCGCCATGCCCAAGGCGACCGCCGCACGGGTGCAGCAGGTCATCGCCCAGGAATGGGGCCAGGACCTGATCAAGAGCTGGAACACCGCCGGCTGGATGGACCTGCCCAGCCGCATCGGCGACAAGATCGGTCGGCTGATCGGCGCACGGCCCGGTGAGGTGATCGTGGCGGATTCGACCTCGCTCAACCTGTTCAAGGTGCTGAGCGCGGCGCTGCGGATCGTCAAGGCCGATCGGCCCGGGCGCACGGTGATCGTGTCGGAGCGCAGCAACTTCCCCACCGACCTCTACATCGCCGAAAGCCTGGCCGAACAGTACGGCGCGACCCTCACCCTGGTCGACAGCGCGGCGGAGATCCCCGCGCATCTGAATGACTCGCTGGCGGTGCTGATGCTCACCGAGGTCAACTACCGCACCGGCGCCCGGCACGACATGCGGGCGGTCACCGCCGCCGCGCAGGCTGCCGGCGCGCTGACCGTGTGGGATCTGGCCCATTCCGCCGGCGCCGTCCCCGTGGACCTGAACGGCGCCAACGCCGACTTCGCCATCGGCTGCGGCTACAAGTACCTCAACGGCGGCCCCGGCGCGCCCGCGTTTGTCTGGGCCCATCCGCGGCATGCGGATCGCTTCTGGCAGCCGCTGTCGGGCTGGCTGGGCCATGCCGCGCCGTTCCAGTTCAGCGCCCGCTACCAGCCGGCCGCCGGCATCAAGCGCTACATCTGCGGTACGCCGGCCATCTTGTCGACCGCCGCCCTGGAATGCGGCGTGGACACCCTGCTCGCCGCAGAACCGCTGGGCGGCATGACCGCGCTGCGGGAGAAGTCCCTGGCGCTCACCGACCTGTTCGCGCGGCTGGCCGAGGAACGCTGCGGCACGCTCGGCGTGACGGTGGTCTCACCGCGGGACGCCGCATCGCGCGGCAGCCAGGTGTGCCTCGCGCTGAACGACCCGTTGACGGAGGCCGGCTACGCCGTCATTCAGGCGCTGATCGAGCGTGGCGTGATCGGCGACTTCCGAGCCGGCGACCCCGCGCGGTTGGACCAGGTGCCGCACATTCTCCGCTTCGGCTTCACGCCGCTGTATGTGGGCTTTGCCGATGTGTGGGATGCGGTCGAGCATCTGCATCAGGTGCTCTCCACCGAGCAATGGCGTCAAGCGCGCTTCAACCAGAAGGCGGCAGTGACATGA